The window TTCGGCCAATGCCTTTAGGATATGTTCCTTATCATCAGATACCGACGAGATTTGTTTTACCCTTACCCCTATTTTATTGAGCTCCTTAGCCATCCAGGCCGAATTGGTATCAACAATTTGTCCTATCAGTATTTCGTCGCCAATGGTTATGATCTCTGCCAGCATAGTAATTAATAAAAAGTTCTGTTACTTGAATAATCGTTTCTTTTACTCAGTTTTAAGTCCTGCAAAATAGTCGATTTTACCTTTAATGTAACATTATATGATTTTAAATAGCCAAAGGGCACCCATTGAAACGAAAGGTCCCAGCAATGCAGGTCGCGATAAATGGAAAATGAAGTAGCGCTGGCCAATTTCATCGCCTTAAAATCGTAGTTGGTTGAATATTGTATTTTCCATTTTTGCGTGATGCTTACATCGCCGCTTATCATGAGCGTGTTACTGGTAGATACCTGGTTAAGATAATTGCTGTAACTGTAACTGTAATTTAAAGATATATTCCATGGTACATTAAAATCTACATATGAATTGGGGTCGCTGTTTACCAGTGCCAAACGTTGCAACTGTGGAGCCCCCGCCCCTTGCAAGGTATTTACGTTAGGCGTACCCGGTGCTTTGGCCGACGTAGAATTTAAACTGCCGCTCATGGATATACTCAGCTGGTTCAACTGCGGAAACTGCCCATTTGCCCACCTGAACTTATTAATACGCTGGCTGGTGCGTACAATGGTGTTATTGGCTATAGAATCATGCACAGCGGTAACGTAAGGGTCAAAAGAGCCGCTGAAACTGATATTTACCTTTTGCTTAAAAATAGCTGTGTGCCCTGAAAACTGAATATTAGCCAGTTTCATGGAGTCGGCAGCAAAATTGTAGAAACTCGAAAACGATAACCCCTGCAACAAGGTGATCTTCCTGTCGGTGCCTGAAGTATCAGTGCTTTTGGCTTTTAGCTTGGCTTCGATGGTATTATCCAGCGCGAAGCTGATACCAGCCTGTTTGCCTGCCGACGGATAGCCATATACGCCGTTTTCGAAAATTGAATACTTTTGGTAGGTATAAGGGTATGGTACACTTGCCTGGCTTACCGCGGTTTTATAATACCCGTAGCTGGGATCGCTAAAATCTGGCGTGTAGCCAAACCCTATAGATGGGGTCATTACGTGCCTTATTGCTTTTAAATTCCCTTTAAAGTTCAACGTACCGTATAATTTGGTGGAAAGGCCGGTGCTTAAGCTGTAGTTACCCGCACGTTTAAAACCTTGTAAGGTATCAACCAGCAATTGATCGGAACTGCTGATACTTCCACGCTCGAAATGTTTGTTTACCGATTGAAAATACCAGCGCTCGGTATAATTCACACTGCTATTAAACTGAAAGTACTTGAGCACATTTAAACCTAAACTCACCGGTATCTGGTGCTGAAAACCGTTTTGAAGACGGCGGGTAATCGTACTTTTAAAAAGTTCAGATTCGGGGATGCTGTTTACCTTATTGGTAGCATTCAGGTTGTAACTCACTGTTATTTTTTGATACCATTTTTGCTCGCCAACCCTGTCTTTCGAATCAAAAGGATTAATTGACGACATACCAAAAGCAATGGTTGGCAATTCAATAGTAATTGTTTTATTGGCTATATCCTGGCTGTGACCAATACCCACACTTAAATTAAATGGTGTACCTGCCCAGGTTTTTCCATAAGAAATACTCGACCGTAAACTACTTTGGGCAGCGGTAACCACGTTATAATTTGAGGTTGATGGGTTGCGCGAAAAATAACCCGAGGTACCGGCATTTACTGAAGCACTAAAGGTAGAACCTGGATTAGCACTCGGATCCTGTGAGTGTGTCCAATCGATATGGATATCTTTTACTGCAGGATCGCCTGGCAAACCGTAATTATGCGATCCGTAACTTAAAGACAGGTTACCTGTATACTTATAACGTACAAGATAACGCGCTGTGGAGTTTACCTCGTATGATCCCTTGGAGTAAATAGTACCCGTAGTGGTTAAATCCATATAATCACTCAACCCAAGGTAATAACCAAAACCGGCTAATTTAAAGCCCAGCTTTGCGTCTTCGCCAAAAGTTGGCAGGATAACCCCCGATGTTCGCGAATCGGGCTTGGGAAAAAAGCCGAACGGAATGGCCAACGGTAGTGGCACCCCCTCAATTTCAAGATACGCCGGGCCAGATATAATCCTGTTTTTTTCGCCAATACCTTTGGTAATTACTACACCAAAGTGCGTATCGGGATAAGGAAGGTCGCAGGTGCTAAAAATTACGTTGCGGTAAGCTACCTCTGTTTCGTTAAGTTTTTTTGCCTGCCCGCCCGATATAAAATTTCCTTCCTGCTCGGACGCCGGGTTATAAAGCTTTCCTTTTTTGGTAGTATAATTAAACAATAACGAATCGGATGCTATTGGTTTTTCATTTTTTGATTTTGACAAAGGCCTCCCCACGTAACGTTTGGTACGTGGATCAATGCTCCCGCTGGCAAAAATGAGATGATTTTTCTGGTCGACCCTGATATAATCGGCATCTAACTCAAAATCTTCATAAGTTACCCTGGCGCGTCCATACAGGTATAAAATATTATGCTCATTATCAACAATGGTCGAATCCTCGGCCACCGCTTTAACTTCAGATTGAATGCCATCTTTCTTTTTTGTCGTATCCGCTTCGGGCAATTTGGTTTGAGGCTTACCCGGGATGCCTGGCTTAGCCTGGATGTTTCTATTTTTGTTGGTATCTGCCTTAATTACCGTATCTACAGCGGGCGTAATATTATAAGTATTGCTTACACCCTGCCCATCTGTATTTAGATTTGGCTTAGTTTGCTTAGATTTCTTAACTTTAAGAAGTTTCCTGTCTCTTGCCTTAGTTGTATCGAGTTTAATGATCGTATCTGCGACGGCCTTGCGGCTATGCCTGTTATATGTACCTTTGCTTTCGGCAACCAGTACATTTACCGTTAAAATAATTGCAAGCAGAAAAAAAAGAGTTATGAATTTCAAAATTGATTATGAATAGTATTTTTGCAGATATAGTTAACAGCGTTCAAAAATAATGAAAAATAGGGCATTGAAAAGATTGATTTATAGTTTATCGGTATTGTTGGTACTCCTTTCATCGTTCCCACTTATTTCTTACGGCCTCATCAAAACAGATACGGTTGTTAATTCGGGTTTCAAAATAAAAACTATTATCGTTGACGCAGGTCATGGCGGTAAGCCCACCGGGACTGGGCATTTTTCGCATGGTGCATCAGGAAGTTTTTCTTCAGAAAGAAATGTAACGCTTGCCATTGCTTTAAAATTGCAGGCTGCTATAGAAAAAGATATGGCCGGAGTAAAGGCTGTTTTAACACGGTCGACAGAGGATGATGTGTCGTTTGAACGCCGTGCCGAAATAGCCAACGAAAACAAAGGCAACATTTTTGTATCCATCCACTGCAACTCACTATCCGACAGACGCGTGCGGGAGCAGGTGGGCACAAAACATCACAAACCCATTTACCGTACAGTAACCGTACCCGATCGTTCGGGCAAGGGGGTATTGTTATTGGTTTACGGTTTACACCGGTCAAAAGAAGAGGAACGAACCATAGTACACAACCAGGTTGAAGAAGACTCAGGAATGGACGCAGGCTTAGATCCGGATGATCCGATTACCATTATTTTAACCAACGAGTATAAAAGAAAATTCAGACAACAAAGCATTAAGCTGGCTACGTTAATTAACAATGAGTTTACTGAAACCGACGGGCGGCCAAGCGAAGGTTTGCGTGAACAAGGTATTTATGTATTATGCCATACGGCAATGCCTTCTGTTTTGGTTGAAACCGGTTATATTAATAACCCAACAGACGAAGCTTACCTGAACTCGGAAGATGGACAAAATGAAATTGTAAGTTCAATAGTACGCGCACTATTAAATTACAAAAACGAGGTTGAACACGTATCGCAGTAGCAAACAAGTAATAAAATGACATTCTTCACGTTTACTGCCAAAACTTAATCTATCTTTCAAACGTATATTGCATATAACATCACCTGTGCCGTGGGCATTGCCTGCAAAAAACATTTAAACATAATCACACTACTGAATGAAAATTTCAAACGAAACAAAAATAGGCGCCCTTACAGTAATTGCAATCACCATACTTGTTTTAGGATACAGCTTTTTAAGAGGCAACGATGTATTCTCAGGATCGAATAAATTTTACGCTGTTTATAACAGCGTTGAAGGATTGGGAGTATCAAAACCTGTACTGGTAAATGGTTTCCAGATTGGTCGTATATCTAAAATGGAACTTCAGCCTGATGGACGCACGATTGTTGAATTTAAGATTGAAGAGAAATACGATGTACCCAACAACACCCTCGCCAAGTTGGAAAGTACCGATCTGTTAGGCAGCAAGGCCATAGTTTTTGAACTGGGCAATAGTAAAATACTTGCCGAAAACAAAGACACTTTGAAGGCTGATATACAAGGTAGCCTGGCCGAAAGCCTGCAACCGATACAAAAAAAGGCAGAAATGCTGATCAACAAACTCGATTCGTCATTAGCTGCGATTAACAAGATCCTTAACCCAACGTTTCAAAAAAATGTTGACCGGAGTTTTATGAGCATTGCTAATTCATTGCAAACACTGGAAGGCGTTACCAAAAAGATAGATAACCTGGTAGGTACGCAAACCAAGCATATCGACGTAATACTATCAAATGCCGAAGTAGTATCTGCCAACTTAAAAACCAGCACCGGGCACATCAACGGTATGGCTACCAACTTTGAAAAAATAAGTAACGATATAGCGGCATCCAACATCAAAAACACCCTTGATAATGCCAACAAAGCCATGGCCGATTTACAGGCTACCATTGCCAATATTAACTCCACTAAAGGAACTTTAGGCTTGTTAATGAATGATGATAAGGTATATAAAAACATGGATGCTGCCACCAACAGCCTAAACAACCTGTTGCTTGATTTAAAAGCGCATCCTAAACGTTATGTAAGCTTCTCGGTTTTTGGTGGTAAAAAAGACTGAAAATAGAGTCAAGAATCAAGAGTCAAGAATCAAGACAAGCGCAAAAAAAGCCGGTGATTACTAATAGTCACCGGCTTTTTTCATTCTGAATAAATTACCAAGCATCTGAAATCTGCACATTGAAATCTGCACATTGAAATTTGCACATCTACAAGTATTATTCAATATAAAAAGTGCGTCCTTCAACAGCCAGTTCCGTTGCAGGGAATACGCTTCTTGCCTCATCCAGCAACTCGGTTAAGGTTTTATAACGGGCAGAGAAGTGACCAATCAGTAACCTTTTCGCATTGGTTTTTAGTGCTACATCGCCGGCCTGCAACGCCGTTGTATGGAAAGTATCATT is drawn from Mucilaginibacter ginsenosidivorax and contains these coding sequences:
- a CDS encoding putative LPS assembly protein LptD: MKFITLFFLLAIILTVNVLVAESKGTYNRHSRKAVADTIIKLDTTKARDRKLLKVKKSKQTKPNLNTDGQGVSNTYNITPAVDTVIKADTNKNRNIQAKPGIPGKPQTKLPEADTTKKKDGIQSEVKAVAEDSTIVDNEHNILYLYGRARVTYEDFELDADYIRVDQKNHLIFASGSIDPRTKRYVGRPLSKSKNEKPIASDSLLFNYTTKKGKLYNPASEQEGNFISGGQAKKLNETEVAYRNVIFSTCDLPYPDTHFGVVITKGIGEKNRIISGPAYLEIEGVPLPLAIPFGFFPKPDSRTSGVILPTFGEDAKLGFKLAGFGYYLGLSDYMDLTTTGTIYSKGSYEVNSTARYLVRYKYTGNLSLSYGSHNYGLPGDPAVKDIHIDWTHSQDPSANPGSTFSASVNAGTSGYFSRNPSTSNYNVVTAAQSSLRSSISYGKTWAGTPFNLSVGIGHSQDIANKTITIELPTIAFGMSSINPFDSKDRVGEQKWYQKITVSYNLNATNKVNSIPESELFKSTITRRLQNGFQHQIPVSLGLNVLKYFQFNSSVNYTERWYFQSVNKHFERGSISSSDQLLVDTLQGFKRAGNYSLSTGLSTKLYGTLNFKGNLKAIRHVMTPSIGFGYTPDFSDPSYGYYKTAVSQASVPYPYTYQKYSIFENGVYGYPSAGKQAGISFALDNTIEAKLKAKSTDTSGTDRKITLLQGLSFSSFYNFAADSMKLANIQFSGHTAIFKQKVNISFSGSFDPYVTAVHDSIANNTIVRTSQRINKFRWANGQFPQLNQLSISMSGSLNSTSAKAPGTPNVNTLQGAGAPQLQRLALVNSDPNSYVDFNVPWNISLNYSYSYSNYLNQVSTSNTLMISGDVSITQKWKIQYSTNYDFKAMKLASATSFSIYRDLHCWDLSFQWVPFGYLKSYNVTLKVKSTILQDLKLSKRNDYSSNRTFY
- a CDS encoding N-acetylmuramoyl-L-alanine amidase family protein; the encoded protein is MKNRALKRLIYSLSVLLVLLSSFPLISYGLIKTDTVVNSGFKIKTIIVDAGHGGKPTGTGHFSHGASGSFSSERNVTLAIALKLQAAIEKDMAGVKAVLTRSTEDDVSFERRAEIANENKGNIFVSIHCNSLSDRRVREQVGTKHHKPIYRTVTVPDRSGKGVLLLVYGLHRSKEEERTIVHNQVEEDSGMDAGLDPDDPITIILTNEYKRKFRQQSIKLATLINNEFTETDGRPSEGLREQGIYVLCHTAMPSVLVETGYINNPTDEAYLNSEDGQNEIVSSIVRALLNYKNEVEHVSQ
- a CDS encoding MlaD family protein, giving the protein MKISNETKIGALTVIAITILVLGYSFLRGNDVFSGSNKFYAVYNSVEGLGVSKPVLVNGFQIGRISKMELQPDGRTIVEFKIEEKYDVPNNTLAKLESTDLLGSKAIVFELGNSKILAENKDTLKADIQGSLAESLQPIQKKAEMLINKLDSSLAAINKILNPTFQKNVDRSFMSIANSLQTLEGVTKKIDNLVGTQTKHIDVILSNAEVVSANLKTSTGHINGMATNFEKISNDIAASNIKNTLDNANKAMADLQATIANINSTKGTLGLLMNDDKVYKNMDAATNSLNNLLLDLKAHPKRYVSFSVFGGKKD